Proteins encoded within one genomic window of Flavobacterium oreochromis:
- a CDS encoding SanA/YdcF family protein — MKVYTIFKKHLKKIILITLIGIISSIGVNSYVKKVTNSLIYNSSKNLPTTSAGIIFGAGIKGDKPSKYLKDRLDAGIRLYRSKKINKILLSGDNGREEYDELTVMKTYCYQHGVDTTKIYLDYAGFDTYSTMSRAKTIFKINQAILISQKYHLNRAIFIGNKLGVKSVGYSADNGQYKGYNYARFREYFSRLKAFIDVLRNRKPKFLGTQIPIDGISNYSKEDKR; from the coding sequence TTGAAAGTTTATACTATCTTTAAAAAACACCTCAAAAAGATTATACTTATCACATTAATTGGAATCATAAGTAGTATAGGTGTAAATAGCTACGTAAAAAAGGTAACAAATTCATTAATTTACAATTCATCCAAAAATCTTCCAACAACGAGTGCAGGTATCATATTTGGAGCAGGTATAAAGGGTGATAAACCCAGTAAATACCTAAAAGACAGATTAGATGCTGGTATTCGACTGTATCGATCCAAGAAAATAAACAAAATTTTACTCTCTGGCGATAATGGTAGAGAAGAATATGACGAACTAACTGTAATGAAAACCTACTGTTACCAGCATGGTGTTGATACCACTAAAATCTATCTTGACTATGCGGGTTTTGACACCTACTCTACAATGAGCAGAGCAAAAACTATTTTCAAAATCAATCAAGCTATTTTAATATCACAAAAATACCATTTAAATAGAGCTATTTTTATAGGCAATAAATTAGGTGTAAAATCTGTGGGGTATTCTGCTGATAATGGGCAATACAAAGGTTACAATTACGCTCGATTTAGGGAATACTTTTCTAGATTGAAAGCATTTATAGATGTTTTAAGAAATCGAAAACCTAAATTCTTAGGAACACAAATACCTATAGATGGAATATCAAATTATAGTAAAGAGGATAAAAGGTAA
- a CDS encoding M3 family metallopeptidase produces MEILINKFQTKYDTAPFSSIKMGDYKPAIEAGILLAKQEINTIITNPGLPTFQNTIEALEFSGQTLDRITSIFFNLNSAETSEEMQQIAQEISPLLTEFSNDITLNTDLFNRIKKVYEHKDSLELTTEQVTLLDKKYKGFTRNGALLPEDKKNRLREIDAELSKLSLKFGENVLAETNNYELVITNKEDLKGLPEDTIETAEALAKSKNKEGWLFTLNMPSYLPFVTYAENRALRKELSIAYGKKAFQNNDFNNEEIVIKIANLRHERANLLGYPTHAHFVLEERMAQTPEKVKSFLNDLLTKAKPAAAREYTQLSAFAKKIDNIEQLQKWDGAYYSEKLKQELFNLDDEKLKPYFELQKVQAGAFEIANKLFGLTFTEVFDIDKYHEEVHTFEVTDRNGDLVAIFYSDYFPRQGKRNGAWMTSFKHQYIQNGINERPHVSIVCNFTKPTPTKPSLLTFNEVTTLFHEFGHALHGMLANTTYPSLSGTSVYWDFVELPSQVMENWCYEPEALALFAKHYETGEVIPQEYVDKIKESASFLEGMATLRQLSFGLLDMDFHSQDPSGISNVKSFEKESMQNTALYPDVAENCMSVSFSHIFQGGYSSGYYSYKWAEVLDADAFDYFKENGIFNKEVAEKFRDYVLSQGGTDHPMTLYKKFRGQEPKPEALLKRAGLL; encoded by the coding sequence TGAAGCATTAGAATTTAGTGGACAAACATTAGATCGAATTACCAGTATTTTCTTTAATCTAAATTCAGCCGAAACTTCTGAAGAAATGCAACAAATCGCACAAGAAATTTCCCCACTACTAACAGAATTCAGTAACGATATTACTTTAAATACAGACTTATTTAATCGTATCAAAAAAGTTTACGAACATAAAGATTCATTAGAATTAACTACAGAACAAGTCACTTTACTTGACAAAAAATACAAAGGTTTTACTCGTAATGGAGCATTACTTCCTGAAGACAAGAAAAACCGCTTACGTGAAATTGACGCTGAATTATCTAAATTAAGCTTAAAGTTTGGAGAAAACGTATTAGCTGAAACAAACAATTATGAATTAGTCATAACTAACAAAGAAGACTTAAAAGGATTACCAGAAGACACTATTGAAACCGCGGAAGCCTTAGCAAAAAGTAAAAACAAAGAAGGCTGGTTATTTACATTAAATATGCCTAGTTACCTTCCTTTTGTAACCTATGCTGAAAACAGAGCATTGCGAAAAGAGCTTTCTATTGCATACGGTAAAAAAGCATTTCAAAATAATGATTTCAATAATGAGGAAATCGTGATAAAAATTGCAAACCTACGACATGAACGAGCAAACTTGTTAGGCTATCCTACACATGCTCATTTTGTTCTTGAAGAACGTATGGCGCAAACGCCAGAAAAAGTCAAATCTTTCCTAAATGATCTTTTAACCAAAGCAAAGCCTGCTGCTGCAAGAGAATATACACAGCTGTCTGCATTTGCTAAAAAAATTGACAATATAGAGCAATTACAAAAATGGGATGGCGCTTATTACTCAGAAAAATTAAAACAAGAACTTTTCAATTTAGATGACGAAAAGTTAAAACCTTATTTTGAGCTTCAAAAAGTGCAAGCTGGCGCTTTTGAAATTGCAAACAAGTTATTTGGCTTAACTTTCACTGAAGTATTCGATATTGACAAATACCATGAAGAAGTACATACCTTTGAAGTGACAGATAGAAACGGTGACTTAGTCGCTATTTTCTATTCTGACTATTTCCCTAGACAAGGGAAACGAAATGGTGCTTGGATGACCTCTTTCAAACACCAATACATTCAAAATGGAATAAACGAACGCCCACATGTTTCTATTGTATGCAACTTTACTAAACCTACCCCTACAAAACCATCTTTATTAACATTTAATGAAGTAACCACCCTATTTCATGAATTTGGACATGCACTACATGGAATGTTGGCAAATACAACTTATCCAAGTCTTTCAGGAACATCTGTTTATTGGGACTTTGTGGAACTTCCAAGTCAAGTAATGGAAAACTGGTGTTACGAACCAGAGGCTTTAGCTCTATTTGCCAAACATTATGAAACTGGAGAGGTGATTCCACAGGAATATGTAGATAAAATTAAAGAAAGCGCAAGCTTTTTAGAAGGAATGGCAACATTACGTCAATTGAGTTTTGGTTTATTAGATATGGATTTTCATAGTCAGGATCCAAGTGGAATTTCTAACGTAAAATCTTTTGAAAAAGAATCGATGCAAAATACAGCATTATATCCTGATGTAGCAGAAAACTGTATGAGTGTTTCTTTCTCTCACATATTCCAAGGGGGTTATTCATCTGGCTATTACAGCTACAAATGGGCCGAGGTTTTAGATGCTGATGCTTTTGACTATTTCAAAGAAAATGGCATTTTCAATAAAGAAGTAGCGGAAAAATTTAGAGACTATGTCTTATCACAAGGAGGCACAGATCATCCTATGACTTTATACAAAAAATTCAGAGGACAAGAACCTAAACCAGAAGCTTTATTAAAAAGAGCGGGGTTACTATAA